The Nonlabens sp. Hel1_33_55 genome contains the following window.
AAGAAAATAATCTAGGAGAGCTTATCGCTCTCCTTTTTTAATCAATGGCTATGGATAAAATCAATCTTTCAGATAAGCTAGATCTCTTTAACGAAACTTGGACGCCAAAGATCATCAGCGAGCTTAACGGACAGCAGGTGAAACTAGCTAAACTTCACGGTGAATTTGTCTGGCACAATCATGCCGATGAAGATGAACTGTTCTACATTATAAAAGGAACGCTGATTATTGAATTCCGCGATAAGGTGGTAGAACTGAGTGCAGGCGAAATGATCGTGGTTCCCGCAGGAGTTGATCACAAACCCATAGCGCATCAAGAAGTTCATGTAATGCTCGTTGAGCCTGCGGCCATCAAACATACGGGTAATGTGAAACATGAGTTGACCAAGGAGAAGTTGGACTGGATATAGGAAGATATTCGTGGTTCATCTGTTCTACTTAATATCCAAGATCTCGCGTTAGGGATTGAAGTGGAAATCCTTATATCACGAGATAAGCGTGATAAAAGATTGTAACATAAAGCCCGACCGTAGGTGACGCCTTAAGCGGCACCGAAGTGGAACGCCCAAATCCACCTTGATCATACTCATATTTCCTATTTTTGCAGCTTGTAAAGAAATCAATGATAGTTACGAAAACAAAAGAGGAACTGGAAATCATGCGTCAAGCGGCGCTGATGGTGAGTAAAACCCTAGGAATGATCGCTGCAGAGATCAAACCTGGCGTCACTTCGCAGCGTCTAGATGACCTAGCTGAACAATATATACGAGACAATGGTGCGATCCCGGGATTTAAGGGATTGTACGATTGTCCCAGCACATTGCTGATTAGTCCTAACGAAGAAGTGGTTCACGGCTTGCCCAAAGATGTTGCCATCAAGGACGGCGATGTGCTTTCCATTGATTGTGGCGCCATAGTGGATGGTTTTTACGGCGATCATGCGTATACATTTACCGTAGGCGAAGTTCCCGAAGAAACGAAGTTACTACTCGAGCGAACTAAAAACTCATTATATATAGGTATCGAACAATTTCGTTTAGGGAATCGTGTGGGCGATGTGGGTTATGCGATTCAGGAATATTGTGAGGGTTTTGGATATGGTGTAGTTCGCGAATTGGTAGGTCACGGATTAGGTCGTGTGATGCACGAAGACCCGCAGATGCCTAACTATGGTAAACGTGGTCGCGGCAAAAAGTTCGTTGAAGGAATGACGGTGGCCATTGAACCCATGATCAACATGGGAACAAAAAGCATCAAGCATTTCCCAGACGGCTGGACGATCAAGACTCGCGATGGCAAACCTAGCGCGCACTTTGAACATGATGTGGCAATGGTGGATGGCGAACCAAGATTATTGAGTACGTTCGATTATGTACATGAAGTTTTGGGGATTGTTTCCAATGAGGAAGATCCATATCGTTGGAAAGATTAGAACCACTTGAAAAAACTCTTCAAATTCTTTCTTAACCTTATACCACGACCATGGTTGATTAGCGCGAGTTATGCCGTGCGGCCCATTCTGGCCTGGTGGTATCGTGGTAATCGTTATGAGGATCCCATTGATGGAAAGAAATTCCGCAGTTTTTTGCCTTATGGTTATGGAAACGTTAGGGAGAATGTTCTGTCGCCTTCTACCCTATCGTTGGAACGCCATCGATTGCTTTGGTTGTATTTGAAAAAGGAAACCTCGCTTTTCTCTCAGCCTACAAAGCTGCTTCACTTTGCACCAGAACAATGTTTTTATAAACGCTTTCGCGAAAGCGAGAACATCATTTACACCACAACAGATCTAAATTCACCACTGGCAGATGTTAAGGCGGACATCTGCAATCTACCGTTTGCAAACAATGAATTTGATATGATTCTTTGCAATCATGTGCTCGAGCATATTCCAGATGAACAAACAGCAATGCAGGAATTATATCGAGTTTTGAGACCTGGAGGTACGGCTATATTTCAAGTACCGCTTGAAAATGATAGGAAAAAAACCTTTGAAGATGATACCATCACAGACCGCGCGGAGCGTGCACGTATCTTCGGTCAATACGACCACGTTCGGGTTTATGGGATGGATTATTTTGAGCGCCTAGCGGCTGTTGGATTTAAAGTTCAAGCTGTGGATTACACAGCGACTTTACCTCCAGAAAAAGTTGATTATCACCGACTGGCTGCTGGAGAACTGATTCCGGTAGTTACAAAATAGGCTGTTTCACGTACTGGTTAAATCCGGGCGTAGTCTCAAATTTGAGTTCACCGTCAGTTCCCATATACATAATGAGCACCTCAATTTCGGGAAGATTTGCTAACAGTCTTCGGGATTTTTCCAGTGGCATTGCCATAAAAGCTGTAGCGTAACCATCTGCAAGTGTGCAGTTGTCTGCAATGACGTTCACGCCCAGCACCTCGCTGGGAACAGCTTTACCAGTCAGCGGATTGACAGTATGCACATATTCCTGACCACTTGCCTCATCAATTTTAAACTTACGGTAGTTACCGCTTCCTGCCATCGCTTTGTCTTTCAATTTTACCGCAGTGATAAGTTCTCGGTTGCCAGCTGTTTGGGTAGGGTCATCTATGCCTACGCTCCAATCCTGACCTTTTTCCAGATTGATTCCAGAAGCGGTAACCTCGCCACCTACTTCAACCAGATAATCTGTGATACCTTGATTTTCTAGCATTCTGGCGATGTAATCAACTAATGTTCCTTTGGCGATGGCGTTGAAGTCGAGGTAAATACCGCTGTGACTGGATGCTACGTAAAATTCATCTGGAGTTGCTGCGGGAACCATATCGAGTTTATAAAACCCCACATACTGCAACAAACTGTCAATCTGATACGGTTCAGGAATTTTCTCTTGTTTACCATCTGCTCCAAAACCATAAGCATTTACCAAATTCCCAACGGTTGGATCAAAATAACCATCGGTCTTGCGGTAGATTTCCTGAGCATAATCAAAAACTTCCTTGAACTCTGGACCTACGGCCACGCTGTCTTTTCCCGCATTGATCTGGTTAATTCTGGAATCAGGAACCCAAGTGGACATGCTTTGATTGAACAGATCGATCAAACTATCAACTTTTGGCTCAAGGTCGACGGTGCTATCTGAGAAATACTTGACACTATAAGTAGTTCCTATAGCATTCCCATAAATATCTTGAGTCGTGGTGGATAGATCCTGCGTTGCCTCTTTACATGAAAGAATAACAAAAAGCGAAACTAAAACAAGATAGAATTTCATAGCAATGATTTGAGTTTCAAAGTTACCTATACATCTGCATATCTATAGAAACATTTAAGAATACCTGCATATTTATAACTTTTCATTAATCGCTCCTGCCGTGATTGCTTAATATCTTTAAAGAAAAACAATGGACTTACAACTCAAAGGAAAAACAGCATTAGTAACCGGATCCACTAAAGGAATAGGAAAGGCGATTGCCAAAAAGTTACTGGAAGAAGGAGCCACCGTTATTGTTCATGGTAGCAGCGAGAAGTCTATAAATAAATCCAAAAACTATTTCGAAGGCTTTGATAAAGTCCGTTTTATGTCCGCAGACTTTGCAGTTGTTACATCCATCAATAAGATGATCAAGGATCTACCTGATATTGATATTCTCATTAATAATTTGGGAATATTTGGCGGCAAAGACTTTGAAGATATTACAGATGATGAATGGATGAATTTCTTTGAGGTGAACGTCATGAGCGGTATACGCATGAGCCGAGCGCTTTTTCCGCAAATGTTGAAAAAGAACGATAACGGCCGCATCATTTTTATCAGCAGTGAAAGTGGCTTCAACATTCCTGAGGAAATGATTCACTATGGAATGACCAAAACTGCACAACTAGCGGTTGCCAGAGGACTTGCAAAACTGACTAAAGGAACCACAGTAACGGTAAACAGTGTGTTGCCTGGACCGACTTATTCTGATGGTGTGCAGGATATGCTTGACAATATGAGCGATGGTGATTCTCACGACAAAGAACAGATGGAAGAACAGTTTTTCAACGAGCAACGGCCATCCAGTTTGATACAGCGATTTACAGATCCAGAAGAAATTGCCAACATGGCTGCCTATGTTTCCAGCCCATTATCCAGTGCAACTAATGGAGCATCACTGCGTGCCGAAGGTGGCATCGTTGATTTTATCTAATCCTTGATTTCAATAAGTCCTGCATAATTCACGACATAATCATCCTCGTGATGTACAGGCATATCATAATCCCTGGAATTGGCCAGGCCTACACCAGCAAAGTAGGTTCTGGCTTTATATTTTACGGCGTGTTCATAAACGGTTTGCATCAGCTTCTCGTCATATTCCACGGGATTTGCGGGATAAGTAACAGCACGCACTACTACAAAGTTTAGTTTTTTGTTTTTGAGCACTACAAACTGTGGATCTTTTTTGGGCTTTGAGTTCACGGCCAGAAAATCATAACCATCTTCCTCAAGCTCCTTTCCCACGATATTCATCGCTAGCTGGTGCAATTCCTGTTCTGTTAATGGAGTCATTTGACAAAGATACGTTCTGTAGTTGTTGTTGAGATGGTAGTAATCCCGCTTTCGCGAAAGCGGACTCATCATCAACCCTTTTCCTATCTTTAAACCTTAAAACTTCGAAAGTGAAATATTGCAAATGGGTCTTGTTGGGATTGTTACTGGCTGTACTGATTTCTTGTGATGAGCAGGAATTTAGAGAAGCAAAAGCAGCCAAACCACTAACGGAATATGTCAATCCCTTTGTGGGAACTGGCGGCCACGGTCACACTTATCCAGGAGCGAGCATGCCTTTTGGGATGATGCAATTAAGTCCAGATACCAGACTGGATGGTTGGGATGGCTGCAGCGGTTACCATTATAGCGATGACAAAATCTATGGATTTTCACACACGCATTTGAGCGGTACTGGCGTGAGCGATTATGGCGATGTGTTGTTGATGCCTACCAACAAACCTGTTCTTAATAACGGTGCAGACGGTAATGATGGCTATCGCTCCAGCTTCTCTCCTAACAATGAAACGGCCAGTCCAGGATACTACAGCGTGAAACTCGATGATACAGATATCAAGGTGGAACTCACGGTTTCAAAACGCAGCGGTATCCATCGATATCAATATCCGGACAGTCTCAACCAGTTTCTCATATTGGATCTGGAACATCGCGACAAATTGTTGGAACACGAACTGAACCTTGAATCTGCTACTGAAATATCTGGCAAACGGTTTTCCAGCGCTTGGGCTAGCAATCAAATGTTGTATTGCTACATGAAGACTTCCCATCCTATTAAGGATTGGGATAAAGATGTTGATAATTCAAGAACCAAAAAAGCTTTGAAATTTGAAAATCCTGATAATGATCCAGTAATCATAAAAATCGGAATTTCTGCAGTTGATGTTAACGGAGCAAAACGCAATCTTCAAAGCGAGATAGGCGATAAAACATTTGATGAAATACATCAAGAAGCAAAAGCGACGTGGGAAAAGGAGTTGTCCAAAATCATAGTTGAAGACGATGATGAAGACAAAGTCGCCACATTTTATACTGCTTTATATCATACGATGCTAGCGCCCAATCTATATCAGGATGTAGATGGTAGGTATCGAGGCATGGATCTGGAAGTGCATCAAACTAACGATTTTGATTATTATACCGTTTTCTCGC
Protein-coding sequences here:
- a CDS encoding Na(+)-translocating NADH-quinone reductase subunit F, giving the protein MTPLTEQELHQLAMNIVGKELEEDGYDFLAVNSKPKKDPQFVVLKNKKLNFVVVRAVTYPANPVEYDEKLMQTVYEHAVKYKARTYFAGVGLANSRDYDMPVHHEDDYVVNYAGLIEIKD
- a CDS encoding cupin domain-containing protein, which codes for MDKINLSDKLDLFNETWTPKIISELNGQQVKLAKLHGEFVWHNHADEDELFYIIKGTLIIEFRDKVVELSAGEMIVVPAGVDHKPIAHQEVHVMLVEPAAIKHTGNVKHELTKEKLDWI
- a CDS encoding FAD:protein FMN transferase, yielding MKFYLVLVSLFVILSCKEATQDLSTTTQDIYGNAIGTTYSVKYFSDSTVDLEPKVDSLIDLFNQSMSTWVPDSRINQINAGKDSVAVGPEFKEVFDYAQEIYRKTDGYFDPTVGNLVNAYGFGADGKQEKIPEPYQIDSLLQYVGFYKLDMVPAATPDEFYVASSHSGIYLDFNAIAKGTLVDYIARMLENQGITDYLVEVGGEVTASGINLEKGQDWSVGIDDPTQTAGNRELITAVKLKDKAMAGSGNYRKFKIDEASGQEYVHTVNPLTGKAVPSEVLGVNVIADNCTLADGYATAFMAMPLEKSRRLLANLPEIEVLIMYMGTDGELKFETTPGFNQYVKQPIL
- a CDS encoding SDR family NAD(P)-dependent oxidoreductase, with the protein product MDLQLKGKTALVTGSTKGIGKAIAKKLLEEGATVIVHGSSEKSINKSKNYFEGFDKVRFMSADFAVVTSINKMIKDLPDIDILINNLGIFGGKDFEDITDDEWMNFFEVNVMSGIRMSRALFPQMLKKNDNGRIIFISSESGFNIPEEMIHYGMTKTAQLAVARGLAKLTKGTTVTVNSVLPGPTYSDGVQDMLDNMSDGDSHDKEQMEEQFFNEQRPSSLIQRFTDPEEIANMAAYVSSPLSSATNGASLRAEGGIVDFI
- the map gene encoding type I methionyl aminopeptidase; its protein translation is MIVTKTKEELEIMRQAALMVSKTLGMIAAEIKPGVTSQRLDDLAEQYIRDNGAIPGFKGLYDCPSTLLISPNEEVVHGLPKDVAIKDGDVLSIDCGAIVDGFYGDHAYTFTVGEVPEETKLLLERTKNSLYIGIEQFRLGNRVGDVGYAIQEYCEGFGYGVVRELVGHGLGRVMHEDPQMPNYGKRGRGKKFVEGMTVAIEPMINMGTKSIKHFPDGWTIKTRDGKPSAHFEHDVAMVDGEPRLLSTFDYVHEVLGIVSNEEDPYRWKD
- a CDS encoding class I SAM-dependent methyltransferase, with the translated sequence MKKLFKFFLNLIPRPWLISASYAVRPILAWWYRGNRYEDPIDGKKFRSFLPYGYGNVRENVLSPSTLSLERHRLLWLYLKKETSLFSQPTKLLHFAPEQCFYKRFRESENIIYTTTDLNSPLADVKADICNLPFANNEFDMILCNHVLEHIPDEQTAMQELYRVLRPGGTAIFQVPLENDRKKTFEDDTITDRAERARIFGQYDHVRVYGMDYFERLAAVGFKVQAVDYTATLPPEKVDYHRLAAGELIPVVTK